In Phalacrocorax aristotelis chromosome 6, bGulAri2.1, whole genome shotgun sequence, one DNA window encodes the following:
- the TUSC2 gene encoding tumor suppressor candidate 2: protein MGASGSKSRGLWPFASPAPGGGGGAEGPGGQQALARARAARAATPFVFTRRGSMYYDEDGDLAHEFYEETIVTKNGRKRAKLKRIHKNLIPQGIVKLEHPRIHVDFPVIICEV, encoded by the exons atgggCGCCAGCGGCTCCAAGTCGCGGGGGTTGTGGCCTTTCGCCTCCCCggcgccgggcggcggcggcggcgccgagGGCCCCGGCGGGCAGCAGGCCCTGGCCCGGGCGCGGGCCGCCCGCGCCGCCACCCCCTTCGTCTTCACACGGCGCGG CTCCATGTATTACGATGAGGATGGGGATCTTGCCCACGAGTTCTATGAGGAGACAATCGTTACAAAGAACGGGAGGAAGCGCGCCAAGCTGAAGAGGATCCACAAGAACCTGATACCTCAG GGCATAGTGAAACTAGAGCACCCTCGCATTCATGTGGATTTCCCGGTGATCATCTGCGAGGTGTGA
- the RASSF1 gene encoding ras association domain-containing protein 1 isoform X3, which translates to MSLNKDGSYTGFIKVQLKLVRPVSVPATKRAGRPGPRAQGVKRRTSFYLPKGTVKHLHIFSHTRASEVIDALLRKFTVVDNPRKFALFERSEKDEQVYLRKLADDEQPLRLRLLAGPSEKVLSFVLKENETGEVNWDAFTLPELHNFLRILQREEEEHVRQLRHRYACCRQKMQEALATRTPG; encoded by the exons ATGAGCCTG AACAAGGATGGCTCCTACACTGGCTTCATCAAGGTGCAGCTGAAGCTGGTGCGTCCTGTCTCAGTGCCGGCCACCAAGCGGGCAGGGCGGCCGGGGCCACGAGCCCAGGGGGTGAAGCGCCGCACGTCCTTCTACCTGCCCAAGGGGACCGTCAAACACCTGCACATCTTCTCTCACACCCGTGCCAGCGAGGTCATTGACGCCCTCCTCCGCAAATTCACTGTTGTCGACAACCCCCGCAAGTTCGCCCTCTttgagaggtctgagaaggaTGAGCAAG TGTACCTGCGGAAGCTGGCCGACGATGAGCAGCCCCTGCGGCTGCGGCTGCTGGCTGGTCCCAGCGAGAAGGTGCTCAGCTTCGTCCTGAAGGAGAACGAGACTGGGGAGGTGAAC TGGGATGCCTTCACGCTTCCAGAGCTGCACAACTTCCTGCGCATCCTGCAgcgggaggaggaagagcacgTGCGCCAGCTGCGGCACCGCTACGCCTGCTGCCGCCAGAAGATGCAGGAGGCGCTGGCCACGCGCACGCCGGGATGA